In a genomic window of Lycium ferocissimum isolate CSIRO_LF1 chromosome 9, AGI_CSIRO_Lferr_CH_V1, whole genome shotgun sequence:
- the LOC132029780 gene encoding uncharacterized protein LOC132029780 isoform X2: protein MHHDEANPLDAVSTWYRKETYLRAYGNFLQPITNMEMWPEISNPKVEPSLVRKMPGRPSKKRKKELGEVSSCGKLSKKGKIMRCSVCKSTNHNIRTCPNKHPATSKGVATSQASTSGKKSKAHIEKNATSKGGKGSPKQQSHSSQSSQAVQQSQSSQPSQAIVESGCGSGSTKGESNTFKRPRVVVHGVFVSKGGFTCAEDDLLVG, encoded by the exons ATGCATCACGATGAAGCCAATCCCCTTGACGCAGTTTCTACATGGTACAGAAAAGAGACCTACTTGAGAGCTTATGGAAATTTCTTACAACCAATAACCAATATGGAGATGTGGCCTGAGATATCAAATCCAAAAGTTGAGCCATCTCTTGTTAGGAAAATGCCCGGAAGGCCttcgaaaaaaagaaagaaggagctTGGAGAGGTATCAAGTTGTGGAAAGCTTTCAAAGAAGGGAAAAATCATGAGGTGCTCAGTTTGTAAGtcaacaaatcacaatataagaACCTGTCCAAACAAACATCCCGCCACTTCAAAG GGAGTAGCTACATCACAAGCATCCACCAGTGGAAAAAAATCAAAGGCGCACATAGAAAAAAATGCTACAAGCAAGGGTGGTAAAGGAAGTCCCAAGCAGCAATCTCATTCGTCTCAGTCCTCTCAAGCAGTGCAACAATCTCAATCCTCTCAACCATCTCAAGCAATAGTAGAAAGTGGCTGTGGCAGTGGAAGTACAAAAGGTGAAAGCAATACATTTAAGAGGCCAAGAGTAGTGGTCCATGGCGTGTTTGTGAGCAAAGGCGGCTTTACTTGTGCTGAG GACGACCTACTAGTAGGGTAA
- the LOC132029780 gene encoding uncharacterized protein LOC132029780 isoform X1: MHHDEANPLDAVSTWYRKETYLRAYGNFLQPITNMEMWPEISNPKVEPSLVRKMPGRPSKKRKKELGEVSSCGKLSKKGKIMRCSVCKSTNHNIRTCPNKHPATSKGVATSQASTSGKKSKAHIEKNATSKGGKGSPKQQSHSSQSSQAVQQSQSSQPSQAIVESGCGSGSTKGESNTFKRPRVVVHGVFVSKGGFTCAEVRTRDINKFISLMTPL, translated from the exons ATGCATCACGATGAAGCCAATCCCCTTGACGCAGTTTCTACATGGTACAGAAAAGAGACCTACTTGAGAGCTTATGGAAATTTCTTACAACCAATAACCAATATGGAGATGTGGCCTGAGATATCAAATCCAAAAGTTGAGCCATCTCTTGTTAGGAAAATGCCCGGAAGGCCttcgaaaaaaagaaagaaggagctTGGAGAGGTATCAAGTTGTGGAAAGCTTTCAAAGAAGGGAAAAATCATGAGGTGCTCAGTTTGTAAGtcaacaaatcacaatataagaACCTGTCCAAACAAACATCCCGCCACTTCAAAG GGAGTAGCTACATCACAAGCATCCACCAGTGGAAAAAAATCAAAGGCGCACATAGAAAAAAATGCTACAAGCAAGGGTGGTAAAGGAAGTCCCAAGCAGCAATCTCATTCGTCTCAGTCCTCTCAAGCAGTGCAACAATCTCAATCCTCTCAACCATCTCAAGCAATAGTAGAAAGTGGCTGTGGCAGTGGAAGTACAAAAGGTGAAAGCAATACATTTAAGAGGCCAAGAGTAGTGGTCCATGGCGTGTTTGTGAGCAAAGGCGGCTTTACTTGTGCTGAGGTAAGGACAAGGGACATTAATAAATTTATCTCCTTAATGACACCTCTTTaa